A genomic region of Rhodohalobacter sp. SW132 contains the following coding sequences:
- a CDS encoding 3-hydroxyacyl-CoA dehydrogenase/enoyl-CoA hydratase family protein, producing MSQEFRSKVKNIQNVIILGSGVMGSQIAAHCVNAGLNVKLLDLRSDDPDQPNKTSEENIEKLKKMNPAPLALPEWADRIEPGNFEDHLGWIEDADWVCEVIVERMDIKKEMMAKIEKVRKQGTIVSSNTSGLPISEISEEQSDEFKAHFLGTHFFNPPRYMKLLEIIPTKSTDEDVTTYMSRFCEKILGKGVVRCKDTPNFIANRIGVFSMAAMMPWFFEGKFRAEEIDFLTGTLTGYSKAATFRTADMAGLDVINHVSENLYPAIPDDERREVFKLPEAFKKMVEEGAHGNKKGRGFYKKVKGEKGNEYHVVDPDTLEYEPQKEVSFESAEKAKKEFKTAGERLKFLVNQDDEAGRFLWKIHCDLLLYSANRIPEITESAESIDRAMQWGFNWELGPFQRWDAIGVSESVKRMISEGKEVPDSVKKMLDSGRRSFYKDGTIYNLATGEIDQLSPPAKGAVTVAGLKTGPNEVWGNKSAGLYDMGDGVALFEFRTKQQTLGFELVQSVEHACDIVKEQFQSMVIGHDHENFSYGANLSEAGKALKDGDFDQIKEAVENFQRVAVGLRYQPFPVVAAVSGRCFGGGVEFMMHCDKVVAHHELYCGLVELGVGLIPAGGGTKELLIRAMENVEESEDADPLPYLKHAFKTIGLAKVSDSARKAKELGYLRESDMILMNRDLLLSVAKNQAVSLAESGYRPPAEPKIKVMGQTGKSVLDVTLYNMTEGKFASPYDKILAGKVAGIMTGGSLSEPQELSESYILKLEREAILECFQDERTHKRMEHMLKTGKPLRN from the coding sequence ATGTCTCAAGAATTTCGATCTAAAGTGAAAAACATCCAAAATGTCATCATTCTCGGTTCCGGTGTGATGGGAAGCCAGATCGCGGCGCACTGTGTGAACGCCGGGCTGAATGTAAAGCTGCTGGATCTGAGATCGGATGATCCGGATCAGCCGAATAAAACATCGGAAGAGAATATTGAGAAGCTCAAGAAAATGAATCCTGCGCCGCTTGCGCTGCCGGAATGGGCGGATCGGATAGAGCCGGGAAATTTTGAAGATCACCTGGGATGGATTGAAGATGCCGACTGGGTTTGCGAAGTAATTGTGGAGAGAATGGACATCAAAAAAGAGATGATGGCCAAAATTGAAAAGGTGCGTAAACAGGGAACCATCGTCAGTTCCAATACATCCGGGCTGCCGATTTCGGAAATCAGCGAGGAACAGTCGGATGAGTTTAAAGCGCATTTTCTGGGGACGCATTTTTTCAACCCGCCGCGCTACATGAAACTACTCGAAATCATCCCGACAAAAAGCACCGATGAGGATGTTACGACGTATATGAGCCGGTTTTGTGAAAAGATTCTTGGAAAAGGTGTGGTTCGCTGTAAGGACACCCCGAATTTTATTGCAAACCGAATCGGGGTTTTTTCGATGGCGGCGATGATGCCCTGGTTTTTTGAAGGAAAATTCCGCGCCGAAGAGATCGATTTTCTCACCGGAACACTGACCGGATACTCCAAAGCCGCTACCTTTCGTACTGCAGATATGGCCGGGCTTGATGTGATTAACCATGTTTCTGAAAATCTCTATCCCGCCATACCTGATGATGAACGGCGTGAGGTCTTCAAACTGCCGGAAGCATTTAAAAAGATGGTGGAAGAGGGTGCTCACGGAAATAAAAAAGGGCGTGGATTTTATAAAAAAGTTAAAGGGGAAAAGGGAAATGAATACCATGTTGTTGATCCCGATACGCTGGAGTATGAGCCTCAAAAAGAGGTATCGTTTGAGTCGGCTGAGAAAGCAAAAAAAGAGTTCAAAACAGCGGGTGAGCGCCTGAAATTTCTTGTAAATCAAGATGACGAGGCGGGAAGGTTTTTGTGGAAAATACATTGCGATCTGCTGCTCTATTCGGCGAATCGAATCCCCGAAATTACAGAATCGGCGGAGTCGATCGACCGGGCGATGCAGTGGGGTTTTAACTGGGAGCTTGGGCCGTTTCAGCGATGGGACGCCATCGGCGTGAGCGAATCCGTAAAACGGATGATTTCGGAAGGAAAAGAGGTCCCGGATTCGGTTAAGAAAATGCTCGACAGCGGGCGAAGATCATTTTATAAGGATGGCACCATTTACAATCTGGCAACCGGAGAGATCGATCAGCTCTCCCCGCCGGCAAAAGGTGCGGTTACGGTTGCAGGCCTGAAAACAGGCCCCAATGAAGTTTGGGGCAACAAAAGTGCCGGGCTGTATGATATGGGTGATGGAGTTGCGCTTTTTGAATTCCGAACCAAACAGCAGACACTTGGATTTGAACTGGTTCAGTCGGTTGAACACGCCTGCGATATCGTGAAGGAACAGTTTCAGTCGATGGTTATCGGTCACGATCACGAAAATTTCAGCTACGGTGCAAACTTAAGTGAAGCCGGAAAAGCGCTGAAAGATGGAGATTTTGATCAAATAAAGGAAGCCGTGGAAAATTTTCAGCGGGTTGCGGTTGGATTGCGATATCAGCCGTTTCCGGTTGTTGCTGCCGTTTCGGGCAGATGTTTCGGCGGTGGAGTGGAGTTTATGATGCACTGCGACAAAGTGGTGGCACATCATGAACTTTATTGCGGGTTGGTGGAACTTGGAGTGGGACTCATTCCGGCCGGAGGCGGTACAAAAGAATTGCTGATTCGGGCGATGGAAAATGTAGAGGAGTCGGAAGATGCCGATCCGCTGCCTTATCTGAAACACGCTTTCAAGACAATCGGCCTGGCAAAAGTGTCAGACAGCGCCCGCAAAGCAAAAGAACTGGGCTATCTTCGCGAATCGGACATGATTCTGATGAACCGCGATCTGCTGTTATCGGTGGCGAAGAACCAGGCTGTTTCACTCGCTGAATCCGGGTACAGGCCTCCGGCAGAGCCAAAAATCAAGGTGATGGGGCAGACCGGTAAAAGCGTCCTCGACGTCACGCTCTATAACATGACTGAAGGAAAATTTGCATCTCCATACGATAAAATTCTGGCCGGTAAAGTAGCCGGGATCATGACCGGAGGAAGCCTGAGTGAGCCGCAGGAACTTTCGGAATCCTACATTCTGAAACTTGAGCGAGAGGCAATTCTGGAGTGTTTTCAGGATGAACGAACGCATAAAAGGATGGAACACATGTTAAAGACCGGTAAGCCGCTGAGAAATTAG
- a CDS encoding DUF2892 domain-containing protein, translating into MKIIKKNVGFSDALLRVVLGMIILFAGLWYDSLWGFLGLIFIASGALSFCPVYRVMNIETCTPNLEREN; encoded by the coding sequence ATGAAAATTATCAAAAAAAATGTAGGATTCTCAGATGCTCTGTTACGTGTAGTTTTAGGAATGATCATACTATTTGCAGGTCTGTGGTATGACAGCCTGTGGGGATTTTTAGGGCTCATATTTATCGCTTCAGGAGCACTTTCATTCTGCCCGGTTTACAGAGTAATGAATATTGAAACCTGTACCCCAAATCTCGAAAGAGAAAATTAG
- a CDS encoding hotdog fold thioesterase, protein MQIEEEIRKKAEQLFSSNQKHMGDALGIEFDRISRAEMRATMPVSEQTVQPFGILHGGASVALAETLASIGAWLNLSDDNKTAVGLEINANHIRPVRLGGKVTGIAKPIHRGSQTQVWETRIETEDGKLVSISRCTLAIVNRR, encoded by the coding sequence ATGCAAATTGAAGAGGAAATCCGAAAGAAAGCTGAGCAGCTGTTTTCATCAAACCAAAAACATATGGGTGATGCGCTTGGAATTGAGTTTGATAGAATAAGCCGAGCGGAGATGCGTGCAACAATGCCGGTGAGTGAACAGACCGTTCAGCCGTTCGGCATCCTCCATGGCGGCGCATCGGTTGCCCTGGCGGAAACTCTCGCTTCCATCGGGGCGTGGCTGAACCTGAGTGACGATAACAAGACAGCGGTAGGCCTGGAGATCAATGCCAATCACATTCGTCCTGTTCGGCTGGGCGGCAAGGTGACCGGAATTGCAAAACCGATCCACCGGGGTTCACAAACTCAAGTCTGGGAAACACGAATTGAAACCGAAGATGGGAAACTGGTATCCATCTCACGCTGTACCCTTGCGATTGTGAACCGAAGGTAA
- a CDS encoding long-chain fatty acid--CoA ligase, producing MRYSPETLPDLLYKGIDSAETGLFTSTKRNGEWHETSAEDFKTKVEQFAYGLYELGIRRGDKVSLHAENSTEWLICDLAILSLGAANVPIYPTQPGDQIKYILENSESKIHIVSNDKLFSETKPIIKEVTTVEAIITLFGSEHQKLRPFEAILEQGEQFRKENPKLLAEIRESIEPDDLATLIYTSGTTGVPKGVMLTHNNIAFNVKASLEKLPFERERFNGEHVLSYLPLSHVFERMISYMYISMGCKIHYIEVIDEVRDDMAYVKPFFLATVPRLLEKIQTGVKVKGQELSGLKKNLYYWAIYRTEDYNPENPPSGLDGIKHKLADKLIYSKIRELFGGNLSGVVSGGAALSPEVFKFMNAIGIICVQGYGLTETSPVITVQRPGEMRIGSSGKALEDVEIKIADDKEILTRGPHVMKGYFKLPEKTEEVITGDGWFKTGDVGKIDDDGFLYITDRKKSMFKLSTGKYVAPQNIENRLINSGYIDQVVVIGYQRKFCSALIVPAYDNVKKRLKRDGYSPSDPINKDEKVLNLIQEEVDKANKELSPWEKVKKFVLLKEALSIEGGELTPTQKVKRPVINEKYEKEIESMYEDE from the coding sequence ATGAGATACTCACCTGAAACTCTACCGGATCTTCTTTATAAAGGAATAGATTCCGCCGAAACCGGACTGTTCACTTCTACCAAACGAAATGGAGAGTGGCATGAAACTTCTGCTGAAGATTTTAAAACTAAAGTGGAGCAGTTTGCATACGGCCTGTATGAACTGGGCATCAGGCGCGGAGATAAAGTTTCTTTACACGCGGAAAACAGTACGGAGTGGCTTATCTGTGACCTGGCGATTTTAAGTCTTGGCGCAGCGAATGTGCCTATCTATCCCACGCAGCCGGGAGATCAAATCAAATACATCCTCGAAAATTCCGAGTCTAAGATTCACATTGTATCGAACGACAAGCTTTTTTCTGAAACCAAACCGATCATTAAAGAGGTGACCACTGTAGAGGCGATAATCACTCTGTTCGGCTCTGAGCATCAAAAACTTCGTCCGTTTGAGGCGATTCTTGAACAAGGGGAGCAGTTCAGAAAAGAGAATCCAAAGCTGCTTGCAGAGATCCGGGAGTCGATTGAACCGGATGATCTTGCCACTCTGATTTACACCTCCGGCACTACAGGCGTGCCGAAAGGCGTGATGCTTACCCACAACAATATCGCATTTAACGTAAAGGCATCACTCGAAAAGCTGCCGTTTGAACGAGAACGATTCAACGGTGAGCATGTACTTTCTTATCTGCCTCTCTCACATGTGTTTGAGCGGATGATTAGCTATATGTACATCAGCATGGGGTGCAAAATCCATTACATTGAGGTGATCGATGAAGTTCGCGATGATATGGCTTATGTGAAGCCATTTTTCCTGGCTACTGTCCCGCGGCTGCTTGAAAAAATTCAGACCGGTGTGAAGGTGAAAGGCCAGGAGCTGAGCGGCTTAAAGAAAAATCTATACTACTGGGCGATTTATCGCACGGAAGATTACAATCCTGAAAACCCGCCTTCGGGACTGGACGGCATCAAACATAAACTTGCCGATAAACTGATTTATAGCAAAATCCGGGAGCTGTTTGGCGGTAACTTGTCCGGCGTAGTCAGCGGAGGAGCGGCTCTTTCACCGGAGGTGTTCAAATTTATGAACGCGATCGGGATCATTTGCGTGCAGGGGTACGGACTCACCGAAACGTCTCCGGTGATTACGGTGCAGAGGCCGGGCGAGATGCGGATCGGTTCATCGGGTAAAGCTCTTGAAGATGTGGAGATTAAAATTGCAGATGATAAGGAAATCCTCACTCGCGGCCCTCACGTGATGAAAGGCTATTTCAAACTGCCTGAAAAAACTGAAGAAGTTATTACCGGTGATGGATGGTTTAAAACGGGGGATGTGGGGAAAATCGACGATGATGGTTTTCTATACATCACTGATCGTAAGAAATCGATGTTCAAACTTTCCACCGGTAAGTATGTAGCGCCTCAAAATATCGAGAACCGCCTTATTAACAGCGGTTATATCGACCAGGTGGTTGTGATCGGGTACCAGCGGAAATTCTGCTCCGCTTTGATTGTGCCCGCATATGATAACGTGAAAAAACGGCTGAAACGCGATGGATATTCACCATCGGATCCCATCAACAAAGATGAAAAAGTTCTCAATTTGATCCAGGAAGAAGTAGATAAGGCCAATAAAGAGCTCTCACCGTGGGAGAAGGTGAAAAAATTTGTACTTCTGAAGGAAGCGCTTTCTATTGAAGGCGGAGAGCTTACACCAACCCAAAAGGTGAAACGGCCCGTGATAAACGAGAAGTACGAAAAGGAGATAGAATCGATGTATGAAGATGAGTAG